From Impatiens glandulifera chromosome 7, dImpGla2.1, whole genome shotgun sequence:
GAAGCCTTATacacttttaatattataatctaGCTTCTCGGGACAAACAGGCTTTTCCTTCAACCTGGAAAAAGAAATCATTCAGATGATTGTACACATCAATCATGATGTATTCCTGTAtgaaatttatatgttttatctGGAAATCACACCAGGGATCCTTTCATGTACAAAAGTGGACAAAGAGGTAGCTACTTCTAACAGATGGAGAATACAGAGCAGCAGAATTATCATGTACTACTCATTGAAAGATATGTTAAAATAGCAACTAGAAGATAGAAATGCTTGCAAAAACTTGTTGAACAAGTTGCTTCTTTCAAATAATGCTATACATGCAAACTGGAAAAGGATTAGTTTGCAAAGCTGCATTTGAGCATTATCCATGCTTTTATGCATTGAGGCCTGCAACCTATTGAAGTTAATAGATGAACAAGAATGTAACAAAATCTAACTTATATCTTCAATGAACATAGCGCAGTAATGTTGCAACCACTCTGATTCCCTGTCACTGAAACAGAAGATACCCCTCTGGTCCCTTTATATTTCCAAACCTGACATTCTTAGTCCCACACTTGACTGGTCAAATATCTTAGTTAATTTCTATGCTCTCATAACATGCATCCCAAAATAGTATGTCCAGCATTTACTACAAAGCTTCACAGCCACTACTGATGCAAATGGGCCCAGTAGAAACAGACCTTGTATAGAATCTACCAAGTGGAAGATGATCAACTTTGgctaaatttaaacaaaacaatacTCATAGATGATATTGCTAGTTACTGCTACAAGAAGGAGAACTATAGGCAATGATATGTCGATATATATTGTAAAACAGTTTTCAAAATAtgccttttttttaaaaaaaacatagttATGGGTGTCAAAAGGAGATGATGTTCATCGAAGACCAATCAGATGGAAGGATTGAATAAGTGTTACAGAAAGGAGCAATGCACAAACtgttaataaacaaaataatactaTTCTTTTTTGGCACATCACCAAGACATTCAAGATATGAATTGGTCAACCATAAATAAAATGAGGGATCACATGTGTCCTCTAGATAAATAAGATCAAGTACCTACTTCCATGAATTGGTCAACCATAAATAATTTACACTGGAAAAGATATGAGAAAATTCAAGACAATCTAAACTCTAAGGTAGTCAACCATTCCCCAAAAGTTTTACACAGAGTCATCCAGACTGAGAATATGGCAAAGCATAAACAGGCAATTAAGAGAAATAGTAAACAAAACTATTCATGGCTGATGGCACACGAAATATTAAAAAGAACCCCGAAATGTTTTCCAATAATGAAAAGAAACATAGAATCTGCTTCTTCTTTTTCGAAACTATGCATGCAGTGAAATATACTGTATCAATACAAATAATCCAGAAACATAGGAAAAAAGCAGAACAGAACAAGCAGATTTGCATGTTAAATGTGAAGCGGCGTTTCTGAAAAGCGTCAAATCAGCTGTTGGATGAGTATTTCCAGATCCAAAGCCACAATGAGATGAATGTCCAGAAGTCATAAAGAGATGATACAGGTTAAACGAAGAAATTGTAAAGGAAAAATCAAAAGTGAAGTTCGTAGCATTAGTAACGGAAGAGAGAAGACAAATGTTATCAAGAATTAAGCGAATCATATACCATTTCATGCCGGAATGCTTCTCCGGACGCCTCCATCTTCTCTCTCAAACCACAAACAAACCAAACCCTAGAGGACAGCTTCTAGACAGAAAGTAGGTGAAAGAAGCCTTCAGATCCACCGCATTATCCTCAACAGCCGGCCGGCGAGTAgttggagagagagagagagagagatgaaagAAGGCGGGGGAGGGAGATGAACAGTACACGAAGTCCACAAGTATGGCTTTTTAGAAAAcggaaaaaggaaagaaataaaggataatttatatttttatagacaataataatatttacctttttttattttaataaaattaaaatatatttaatagtgAAGAAACGAAAGAAGCGTGAAGTAAAGTGGTTGTTGATAGGTTGGTTCAACCAAACGCCTTGCCGGGCCAGAACGCGTACTCTTTACCCTTCCTTTCAAACGttacttttttcatttttattggatttttttttaattatatggttttttacttaaaaaataaaataaaactagatCAAACAAAGTTTATAGGAAATTTTATacaaatctcaaataatccGAGGCAATCTTGTGTTATTTGAAGAATcgttactttattttaaaagaacTGTTTTAAGAGATTTAGTAgactcttttttatatttacataagAAATGTAGATCTTCttgataaacttattttttttgttttatatatatatatagatataccatttttccaattatttttacaatacaCTCTCTCATTTGAGAGAAATTATcgaattttcaataataataataattcgatACGTATCATTCGTAATGATTATAATGCATTCTTAGAATCGATCGAGgagttaattgtttttttagtacCTACGAAGTTGTGTGTATTTTTTCCACATTTATATGTTtgtattactttttatatttattttcttatgttaTGATTTGGcgttatgtttaaataataataataattttttaatatagaacaatctaaaaataaatgctcaaatcttcaatttccttcttaatattaaactaattttactttttcttataatattaaaaattattttaattattttcaacaaaagaATTTCATATCTACTAGGTCGTGATTATGGTAATTTTTAAACCAAACATATATGAAAAGATCATGAGGATTTATAATAAAGTTTTACATTTGATATGACACAAAGTCTGAATAAGAAATTATGCGTTGACAAAATATGAATAGTTTTTATATGAAGCATTGCTATAATTTGTTTGCTAagataatttcatataatttttattggaaaaaaattgGGAATCAAATATTCCATCCAAGATCTCGTTATTGAGATGGAGCGTTATTCATGGTGTAATTTTAACAGATGATATgtgcataaaaaaaattgtgttatgGCTAGCGTATATGTTAAGAAGAGGTTGAATCcgcaactcacttacttttgcattgttgATGGGTGACTGATATTTTAAACcttttgtgaagtattactAGGATTCATTGAGTGATGCCCGAGTTTTTAGATAGTTGTTAAAAAGTTTGGATTTATTCGGTAGATATGACAGTCCTACATATTTGAATTACcatctcaattattatttagTGGACTATCTGATTgtagagaaatcgtcgaactttaaacgatcgtagtcgtccgattcgtaccattcataatactattattatgatgttttttgAGATTCGTTCAGAAAAGTCAATAGAGTCTGTCGGAGAGTTAATCGTTATTCTCGAGAATTTACAAAGCtctataactttttaaatatttttttttcgtattttttatttgttattttcatgtcatgttttATCGTTGTATTTAAACggtatttttcatttttattatacatggatatattttttttaaaatctctaAACCAAACACGtatttagagcttgtttggcatgggtttaattaaaatatatttaataaattatatcattttataatataattttaaaaatataaataaagataatttaatatttttattaataatttaattaataaaataaaataaactaaccaAGTAACTTAAACAAAACcaaaatctttatttaaaagattcaaatctcacttagaccatctccaaccctcACCCCCATTTTCATCTCTAAAATGCACGAAACGTCACGTCACATCAAACaataattcatctccaacccaaaaacccatttccaaactcaaaagaatattctcagaatattcttttttatatcaactttttaactttactaatattatctatatatttatcaactttataaatttaaccccaatcttttctcatttgtttatgattttttttttataaattaataattcatacacataaatataatttaataatattttaaacaaacaaaaattataaaataaaaatgatattaattctCGGAATTGGTGTACTCCTCCCACAGATGATCAATTAATGCATTACGAAGTTCTATGTGAGCTTCTCTGTTTCTAATTTTTCCATATCGAGAAATGAAATCTTGAAATCGAGTATTTTCATCTATCACCATTTCGCCCTCCGGTGAAAGCGTTTCCGTTTCAATTTGAATAGGTGCAGTAAGGTCACGTTCATCCTCAACAATCATATTATGCAAAATTATGCACGTAGTCATTATATCATGCATCACTTCTTTTCTCCAATATTGTACCGGTCCTGCTACAATAGAAAAACGTGATTGAAGAACTCCAAATGCACGTTCAACGTCTTTTCTACATGCTTCTTGTTTCattgcaaaatattttttcttcggACCACGAAGCTCATGAATTGTTTGCACAATAGTAGACCATTTTGGATATATGCCATCAGCTAAATAATAGCCCGTGTTATATTCTTTTCCTTGGATTACATAATGAACTGGAGTAGAAATACCTTGAGTTAGATCCGAGAACAAATGAGATGACTCTAACACATTTATATCGTTGTTGGTGTCTGGCAAACCAAAATATGCGTGCCATATCCAAAGATCATAATCTTCTACAGCTTCGAGAATGATTGTAGGTTTTCCACTACGGCCTGTATATTGTCCAGCCCGCGCGGTTGGACAATTTTTCCACTTCCAATGCATACAATCTAAACTGCCTAACATTCCAGGAAATCCCCGTTTCTGGCCAACATAAAGAAGTCTAGAAATATCATTTGATGTTGGCCTTCTGAGATATTGCTCGCTAAATATTTCAACCATAGCTCGACAGAACCTTTTCATGCTTTCAATTGCAGTGGACTCTCCAATTCTAATATACTCATATGTGGCATCTGCTGGAACACCATATGCCAACATACGAAAAGCAGCAGTTATTTTTTGTATTGGAGATAATCCAAGTCTGCCTGTGTTGTCCCATCGTTGTTGGAAGTAGCGATCATGATCTTTGACTGCATCAACAATTCGAATGAACAATGAGCGAGACATTCGATATCTCCGACGAAACATGGTCTCATTGTACACTGGATTATCTGAAAAATAATCATTGTACAACCTATGATGGGCATTCTCCCGATCACGATTAATAACAATATGTCCAGGAATTGAACCACCATGGAACACTTGCTCGTTTTGTTGTTCAAGAAGATGTTGGATGATCATATTGTTACGAGTGATACTATGACATAATACTATAGCTTCTTGATGAATTTAATGAAGATATTGTGAGtattaactaattatttgatatagtttttaaaattattattcatgcacattgtatttaattatttgaacttAACAGATGCTCAAAGCTAAAGTGTTGTTCACAAAAGACACGAAGTTCAAATCAGGTTGGAAGTTCGATCATGTGTGGGATATtgtaaaaaattttgaaaaatttaaagattgTTCTTTAAGTAGCAGGAGAAATCCATCTTTCAACTATCCCTCTTCCGAGTCGGAAAATCCAACTCCAGATTCTGTTGGGCAGGCATCCCCCGGCGTCTCCTCCTTTTCTCTTAACCTAAACGATTCAGTAATTGGTTCTCCGTCAGAAAGACCTATTGGAGTGAAAAGGGCAAAACTGAAAAGAAAAAGTGATGATAATACATCATTACATATAAATGGTATGCAGGAAACAAGCGAAAAAATGGTTGAAGAACTAAGAAGGATAAATGAACAAATGCAATATCATAATGCATTGAAAGAGATaaaggaagaaaataaaattttattgaaagatTTGAGTAAAATAAGAGATCCACAGCTTCGAACATTTATTGAGGCTGAACAAGCACGAATAATGGAAAAAAGAGCTCAAAATCAAGATCAACCAGATCCATTCGCGACGGGTACATTTTCAGGATATTTCAATAATCTTGGAGGAAGTGATgctaatttatcatattattaattattgtattatttttgttgtaattttaattattgtattatttatgttgtaattttaattattgtattatttatgttgtaattttaattattgtaatttttatttttaagtattgttttagtaatttaagtgtgtttttaaattttataacatataacgaattattattattttatattttttgaaaattgttaatttttttatcaatattatttataattataaatttataatataaataaataaaattattaaatacttaaataaattataaataaatacaaaaagattataaatatatataattaaataaatgtttaatataaaagaaaacttaaagaaaattttaattaaaataaaaaagtacaaGGACCTTTTCACATATTTTGGATAATTGCAGGCCTGAACAGTTTTCCGCCATATATGACGTCTTCTTCCTCTAGATATGCCGAAACTTTATTTTGGCCGAAGAATTTGGAGGCCGGTTGGAGGAGAATGGGCTACTGCAAACCCAGTTTGCAGCAGGGTTGGAGGAGATGcccttaaaatatattaaaaataggtTATAACATTTCTTGTTTGTGTTACTTTATTTccgaaaataaattttaaaaaaatcatatttatatattaaaaaagaaataagaaagtatttaaaaatacaaatagaGTAGGGGTTAAATGGGGAAAGAACATTCACTATTACAATAAAGTATCTTCTCAACGCCTCTATTTATGCCAACTACttcttcactttttttttcCTACTCTCGCGTTCCTACAACATCATTTCTACTCGCTTTATCTATTTGACATCTGTCAATTTCCTTTCTCAGTCTCCATTTATAAAACATATCCCTGAAAATTAGTGAACTATACAAATTGAGCCACAACaagtgaaatatatatatttccaaatcATATAAAACAAAGATATGAGCAATCATCTAAAGGGACCGACAAATGCACCACCCTCCCCATTGTGCATGGGAACTCACCTTCACCTgcctaattatttatttttttatttttattaaattatactaTAAAGTTATCAcctacaataataatatatatgtttataacaagtttttaactaatgacattaatattataattgaataaCTCCACGTATATAGGCCCAATTTGGATGTGCCCAAATTACGGATCAAAgcttagaaaaaataatttaaaatatcttaattgaatattaatttagatgaaataatgttatgaattaaattatgtatatattaataaatttaattatattatatttgtccATTCAAACACAATTGAATGATTAAATGTATTTCTTAACATTTCTAAATCTCATatgaaaataaactttaataggCCCATCACTTAATTGGATGAAAGGTGCATGGCATTCATttggataattttaaaaatgattgaatttgattttttaacacattttaaggaGTTTGTGCCATAAAGGGTGGGATGTTGTGATCATGTACTCTCTTTATAATCAATTATGGTTgtttgtgaatatatatatattcatctatGTGGGTTCAATTCAATGACTATGAGTTTGACTATcactttattcattttaaataactattttaataagagaaacaaataaagtaatttattaattcttcaTTCATTAGTATTAAAATGCTAACAAGTTTAGCAATGTAAAGATGATCACAAAAAGACACAATATCTCATAGAAACTTACAAACAAACAGTCTTGTATTGGGAAAAAggttaaataatgtttttttaattgtataaatcattttatttatgtgtTATAGGTTAATCTCTTTGTTTTCGCATATTTCCACCTACCTGAATTActttatgattatttaaaaaaattattgaatctataattattattctagTTCATTAAAAGTTCGATAATTAATGAGTGTTTTCAATCtcaactattttaatttaaggttATTGATTATATGTTAATTAGTGACAAAGATAGAGATTGAccataaatgaatattttttaaaaacaccATGGAATATATCTATAAAAATTCCACTAGCTAATAGCTTAATTAAGGaatcttataattaaaatgaagcCCATGGCTCCCACTAAGAAACATGAAGTAGTTTTAGAACCATTTGTTTACTCAAAATCATGgaaattataatatgttaattaatgtGAAGCAACGAAGAGAAATTGTAGATCTTTGagaataagtttataaataatatatatattacgacGAGCTCTCAGTCTGAATTTATGGTTTCTATTATCGGATAAAAAACTACACTAGTAATATTTTGGTTTTCCATTCACTTGTACCttgctcatttttttttcatttttcttttttaaactctttttttttttactttgttttgTTAGCAATGagtataaaatgatattttgttcaaaagaTGGTTGAGCTAGGATTAATAGTGATGCAATCTTATTCTATAATTGTTTGGTGATATGGTCAAGTATATATGTATAAAGTCTTAATCAAGGTTTAGGGACATTATAATATAGATagatatacatgtatatataaatatgtaagtGTATCTTTTATGAGACAGACAAGGATGGGTCTAAATTGGGTAGTTTTACAAGTTAGGGGTGTCACATTTGGGAAGATCCTAATGGACTCTTACCACTATTTTAGCAATCAATATATATTGTCTTAAAGTTTAGATAGGCAAAAAGGAggatgtttttttatatattttaattatcttcttatttaaaaatgaaaccaTGACCCTTATGACATAAgttaatttacattattttaattattaaacaaataattctgTGTTACTTTTGACATTACCTACTCCACCCCCAATCTGGAGATAACATTAGAAATTGGAGagttatattttgtattatttacaaataattaatgtaaGAAGATATTATTGAAATggacaataatatatataaataaaagagaggATTTAATTATGTTCCATTCTCCGAGGTTCAAAACGTGGCACGTCACATATGCATAAAGTAAAAGtgccatttttttttcatcttttttctgCATGCAATGCAATTTCCCCCTTGTGTCTACATTTGAACATTGGGTCCATATGTACTATATgggttttaattaaatattataatttggtgacaaaattagataaacaaaccCCATGTAACTCCAAGAAGTTTTATAACTTcacattattaaattatatatttatttaaattgaaatgagtTAAAATGAGTATTTTATTGATCTAGCATCTTTTGGAAATTTTGGTAAGTGAACTATTTATGCATTTGAATTTTGGTAAAAATTCctcaatttctttaattaacCTATTCTTTATAACCCATGTCTACTTAACATAGGCTtatatgtcttttttttttttttataaaagtcaTAAAGGTCACAATAGCTAGCTAGTATACATAGAGTCTCCCTTTACAACTAATTAAGAGGCATACAAGTTCAAACAAACATGATACCAATccaaataagttattaaaataattttaacctaACAACTTGAATTTGATTCTTGTTTATCCTCCATTGATTTATCTTCTCTTTAATTAGCAATTTCATAATAACCTTAACTAAGATTCGAAATATCAGGGTTGAAAACAGTGACTAAAATAGAGGACTCCCAAGAATTTAATGGAGGCAATATACTTAAAGAGGTTCTTCATTGAAAAATAAGCATCTCCAACTAAAAATTCTAAGATATTTccaaaaattaaatgaaattatatttttgtgaacATAATATAGAAAAAGTTACAACTTAAAACATTTGACATAGTTTTCCTACTGGGCTTTAACTGACACATTTGCACATTCTATAAATTAGTGGGCTTCTCATATGGGCTTATCTTGAACTTAacttatttcataatatttgtaagtttattttaaaatagtaagaATTTTGTAAAAACTATACTTAAATTTAAACAGTTTATTAAAAGAGAGAATGTTTAAGagttttcttttatcaaaactacaatattaatttttttccccTCTATAAATAGTGcagaactaaaaaaattaattaaaaaagaaaagaaaaaacaaattaagagcaattaattaattaattaattaatgataaataaaccATAAAAGAGTTTTTAAAGTACCAAACAAACCAAGTAGAAGTCAATTCCCGAACCACATATATCACCAACACCCCTTTGCAAATTTGGCCACATTACTACCAAACTTACGCATCCTGCGCATTTTAGCACTTCAAAACAACCAAAAAAAGCAAAGGCTCCCCGTCATCTGGTGCGCTCTTGACTTCCAAGCCTTCCCCCCAAAACCACACacactaattaataataacaaatttataaagaaaCAAACACACCAATATCTTTCTTGTCTTTTATTATTCTCCCCTTCTTACCCCTGCCCTTCTCAGCTAATTACCCATAACATCcctttcaaaaacaaattagaGAGGGAGGTTTTTGGTAATTACCACATGTGGGCAAGGAAAAGATTAAGGAACCACCTAGTttagtcttcttcttgttggaCCCGCAGTCCAAC
This genomic window contains:
- the LOC124910096 gene encoding uncharacterized protein LOC124910096, yielding MLKAKVLFTKDTKFKSGWKFDHVWDIVKNFEKFKDCSLSSRRNPSFNYPSSESENPTPDSVGQASPGVSSFSLNLNDSVIGSPSERPIGVKRAKLKRKSDDNTSLHINGMQETSEKMVEELRRINEQMQYHNALKEIKEENKILLKDLSKIRDPQLRTFIEAEQARIMEKRAQNQDQPDPFATGTFSGYFNNLGGSDANLSYY
- the LOC124910095 gene encoding putative nuclease HARBI1, translated to MIIQHLLEQQNEQVFHGGSIPGHIVINRDRENAHHRLYNDYFSDNPVYNETMFRRRYRMSRSLFIRIVDAVKDHDRYFQQRWDNTGRLGLSPIQKITAAFRMLAYGVPADATYEYIRIGESTAIESMKRFCRAMVEIFSEQYLRRPTSNDISRLLYVGQKRGFPGMLGSLDCMHWKWKNCPTARAGQYTGRSGKPTIILEAVEDYDLWIWHAYFGLPDTNNDINVLESSHLFSDLTQGISTPVHYVIQGKEYNTGYYLADGIYPKWSTIVQTIHELRGPKKKYFAMKQEACRKDVERAFGVLQSRFSIVAGPVQYWRKEVMHDIMTTCIILHNMIVEDERDLTAPIQIETETLSPEGEMVIDENTRFQDFISRYGKIRNREAHIELRNALIDHLWEEYTNSEN